In Planctomycetia bacterium, one DNA window encodes the following:
- a CDS encoding site-2 protease family protein, with product MQCGFLMLGSDFLAALDFRQLGANLWSILLLVAGFSLVIFVHELGHFLAAKWAKVRVERFAIGFGKELFGFTHGETRYSFNILPLGGYVKMLGQEDFVVDKSGELKVKADPDSFTHKSIGQRMVIVSAGVIMNLLFAAVAFAIVIMAGRDRQPPVVGDVAPNSPAARAGLQSGDRVVAINGKEIHSFEEFQFAVMLSDVDEQLTLDVERGGKMLDPKPVVLPEFKKDQKIRQIGISNGRNRRVAIPAAAPSEVDAPDRLRQFDELYQLVLPNGEPKEFKDPGVFSRALIEARGKPVEFIVKRPKNAAALTPEAVLGHEPALDTIEARVKVQAVWSPMAYEEGDQVTGSLLGLVPRLSIRMADEKKSFDAAGARFGDVIARIGGEPYPSYALVRKIIEENPGKPIELAVSRPGMANHGLSAATISLLVEHRESLIAAALKEVSAAVSQARDLATKQLPEADVEQLIAALTKLPDGTAWRKWLENVDVHVLQPLVPRANFALIGKAPPPAIDAMLRTMDESHLVVADVVAKYGTMETPAHAAGIPVGAVITAVDGKPVRQWYELSEAFRAAAGRLVDVTYRAADLYKTVKLNVPGDLCAALDMPQGSRIARIDNQTEVNITDTEGNLRTLSLPDWRAVRELLKKSIGKTVSVEYVTLQAERRAGTFAVTESNTDPWLLRVQYQDPFMCYPLIERYSESNPILAMAEGFRQAYIATLQTILSIQHMVFTQQVGVEKVSGPVGIIRIGSKAADAGIIGLLWFLAVISANLAVINFLPMPIVDGGLFLFLILEKIRGEPVSIKTQVATQLIGIALIATLFILVTYQDIKNWILGA from the coding sequence ATGCAGTGCGGTTTCCTGATGCTGGGCAGTGACTTCTTGGCGGCGTTGGATTTCCGCCAACTTGGTGCGAACCTGTGGTCCATTCTACTCCTCGTCGCCGGTTTCTCGCTGGTGATCTTTGTTCACGAGCTGGGACACTTCCTCGCGGCGAAGTGGGCCAAGGTGCGAGTCGAGCGCTTCGCCATCGGCTTCGGCAAGGAGCTGTTCGGGTTCACGCACGGTGAAACGCGGTATTCCTTCAACATCCTGCCGCTCGGCGGATACGTCAAAATGCTCGGGCAGGAAGACTTTGTCGTTGACAAATCCGGCGAGTTGAAGGTGAAGGCCGATCCCGATTCGTTCACCCACAAGTCCATCGGCCAGCGCATGGTGATCGTCTCGGCCGGCGTGATCATGAACCTGCTTTTTGCCGCGGTGGCGTTCGCCATTGTGATCATGGCGGGAAGAGACCGCCAGCCGCCGGTCGTTGGCGATGTCGCGCCAAACTCGCCGGCAGCGCGGGCCGGACTGCAATCCGGCGATCGTGTGGTGGCCATCAACGGCAAGGAGATTCACTCCTTTGAGGAGTTTCAATTCGCGGTCATGCTCTCCGACGTGGATGAGCAACTGACGCTGGACGTCGAACGCGGCGGGAAGATGCTTGATCCCAAGCCCGTCGTGCTGCCCGAATTCAAGAAGGATCAGAAGATCCGTCAGATCGGCATCTCCAATGGCCGGAACCGCCGGGTCGCCATTCCAGCGGCGGCCCCGTCGGAGGTGGATGCGCCGGACCGGCTGCGGCAGTTTGATGAACTCTATCAGTTGGTGCTGCCGAACGGGGAACCGAAGGAGTTCAAGGATCCCGGCGTGTTCAGCCGCGCCTTGATCGAGGCGCGAGGAAAGCCGGTCGAGTTTATCGTGAAGCGCCCGAAAAATGCCGCAGCGCTGACACCAGAGGCGGTTCTGGGTCATGAGCCGGCGCTGGACACCATCGAGGCGCGCGTCAAAGTGCAGGCCGTGTGGTCGCCCATGGCGTATGAGGAAGGCGATCAGGTCACCGGTTCGCTCCTGGGGCTTGTGCCGCGACTTTCCATCCGCATGGCGGATGAGAAGAAGTCGTTCGATGCGGCCGGCGCTCGGTTCGGCGACGTCATCGCGCGAATCGGCGGTGAGCCGTATCCGAGTTACGCGCTCGTTCGGAAGATTATCGAAGAAAACCCCGGGAAGCCGATTGAATTGGCGGTCTCCCGTCCGGGGATGGCCAATCACGGACTCTCTGCCGCCACGATTTCGCTGCTTGTCGAACACCGCGAGTCGCTGATTGCCGCTGCCCTGAAGGAGGTCTCCGCGGCAGTCAGTCAGGCGCGCGATCTGGCGACGAAGCAACTGCCCGAAGCAGACGTCGAACAGTTGATCGCCGCGTTGACCAAGCTGCCGGATGGCACGGCATGGCGAAAATGGCTGGAGAACGTCGATGTGCACGTCCTTCAACCGCTTGTGCCGCGCGCGAACTTCGCGCTGATCGGCAAGGCGCCGCCGCCTGCGATCGACGCGATGTTGCGCACGATGGACGAGTCGCACTTGGTTGTGGCGGATGTGGTGGCGAAGTATGGCACTATGGAGACGCCTGCGCACGCTGCGGGCATTCCCGTCGGAGCGGTCATCACCGCGGTGGACGGGAAACCGGTGCGGCAATGGTACGAGTTGAGCGAGGCCTTTCGTGCGGCGGCGGGGCGCCTCGTTGATGTGACCTATCGTGCGGCGGATTTGTACAAGACCGTGAAGCTGAATGTGCCCGGTGACCTCTGCGCAGCACTGGACATGCCGCAAGGCTCGCGCATCGCGCGGATCGACAACCAGACGGAAGTCAACATCACGGACACCGAGGGCAATTTGCGCACATTGAGTCTGCCCGATTGGCGAGCCGTGCGCGAGTTGTTGAAGAAATCCATCGGCAAGACGGTCTCCGTCGAGTACGTCACCCTTCAGGCGGAGCGCCGAGCCGGTACGTTCGCCGTCACGGAGTCCAACACCGATCCGTGGCTGTTGCGCGTGCAATATCAGGACCCGTTCATGTGTTACCCGCTGATCGAGCGGTACTCGGAATCGAATCCGATTCTGGCGATGGCCGAGGGGTTTCGACAGGCGTACATCGCGACGCTGCAAACGATCCTTTCGATCCAGCACATGGTCTTCACGCAGCAGGTCGGCGTCGAGAAAGTCAGCGGACCGGTCGGCATCATCCGCATCGGCAGCAAGGCGGCCGACGCGGGGATCATCGGTTTGCTCTGGTTCCTCGCAGTCATCTCCGCGAACCTTGCGGTGATCAATTTCCTCCCCATGCCGATTGTGGACGGCGGGTTGTTCCTGTTTCTGATTCTGGAGAAGATTCGCGGCGAACCGGTCAGCATCAAGACGCAGGTCGCGACGCAACTCATCGGCATCGCCCTGATCGCCACGCTGTTTATTCTCGTGACCTATCAGGACATCAAGAACTGGATTCTCGGGGCGTAG
- a CDS encoding 1-deoxy-D-xylulose-5-phosphate reductoisomerase translates to MAKKIVILGSTGSIGRSALSVAQSLGGEFEIVGLAAGSRWEALAEQVEQFRPQAVAMSDVSACEKLADRLRAGGGRTRVLAGASGLVRLVEETDCDFVLSAIVGVAGLSATLAAVQRGLTIGLANKESLVVAGELMISAAARSGSKLLPVDSEHSAIYQSLHSGQHDEIERILLTASGGPFRTWSQDRMREATLRDALRHPTWDMGPKITIDSATMMNKALEVVEAHWLFKVDPDRIEVVIHPESIIHSMVAFRDGSIVAQMGSPDMRTPIQYAMTYPRRLSGGAARVDFSRLERMTFEPPDPHRFPALRLGHSVARQGGTAGAALNAANEAAVAAFREGKIGFLDIVPRVEEVLSRHPYEARPTLDTLMRVDAWARQEVLQCSAVS, encoded by the coding sequence ATGGCCAAGAAGATCGTCATCCTCGGTTCAACCGGCTCCATCGGTCGCAGTGCGCTAAGCGTCGCACAATCCCTGGGTGGTGAATTCGAAATCGTCGGGCTGGCAGCCGGCTCGCGCTGGGAGGCATTGGCCGAACAGGTCGAGCAATTCCGTCCGCAGGCCGTTGCGATGAGTGACGTATCGGCATGCGAGAAACTCGCGGATCGCCTGCGCGCCGGCGGCGGCCGGACGCGGGTGTTGGCCGGCGCGTCCGGACTGGTGCGTCTTGTCGAAGAGACGGATTGCGATTTTGTGCTGTCGGCCATTGTGGGGGTGGCGGGACTTTCGGCGACGCTGGCAGCGGTGCAGCGCGGGTTGACCATCGGCTTGGCGAACAAGGAGTCGCTCGTCGTGGCGGGGGAGCTGATGATCTCCGCGGCAGCGCGGAGCGGATCAAAACTGTTGCCGGTCGATAGCGAACACTCCGCGATTTATCAATCGCTTCATTCCGGTCAGCACGATGAAATCGAGCGTATCCTGCTGACCGCGTCGGGCGGCCCGTTTCGAACGTGGTCGCAGGATCGCATGCGCGAGGCGACGCTTCGTGACGCGCTGCGTCATCCCACGTGGGACATGGGTCCGAAAATCACCATCGATTCGGCCACGATGATGAACAAGGCGCTGGAAGTGGTCGAGGCTCATTGGCTGTTCAAGGTCGATCCGGATCGAATTGAAGTCGTGATCCACCCAGAGTCGATCATCCATTCAATGGTTGCGTTTCGGGACGGGTCGATCGTCGCGCAGATGGGCAGTCCCGATATGCGGACACCGATTCAGTACGCGATGACGTATCCGCGTCGGCTTTCGGGCGGGGCGGCACGGGTGGATTTCTCGCGCCTGGAGCGTATGACGTTTGAGCCGCCCGATCCGCATCGGTTTCCGGCGCTTCGATTGGGACACTCCGTTGCAAGGCAGGGTGGTACGGCCGGCGCGGCGTTGAACGCGGCGAATGAAGCGGCTGTGGCGGCCTTTCGCGAGGGGAAAATCGGATTCCTCGACATCGTTCCAAGAGTGGAAGAAGTATTGTCGCGTCATCCTTATGAAGCCCGTCCCACGCTCGACACGCTGATGCGCGTTGATGCCTGGGCGCGGCAAGAGGTTCTTCAATGCAGTGCGGTTTCCTGA
- the pdxA gene encoding 4-hydroxythreonine-4-phosphate dehydrogenase PdxA, with amino-acid sequence MLLVDRFATLRRGGYTSCVMNGDTQPRQKLPTIGITMGDPAGIGAECIVKALADHSLRERARFVLYGTAEHLTYAADLAETRPYWLQGSLDDARRVLSADSHPVAGGVPRTASGWNGLNDGTLTSPLGGATEEISVLIADFDDCNVDARPLRRPSVEAGRASIRFIDEAVTDCQKGLLDAIVTGPIHKTAWKMAGVPYPGHTELLGARFHTRRITMMFVGGPLRVALASIHEPLFELRHHFTIGLVFQPIDLLHAALRDWFGIARPRIAVAGLNPHAGENGLFGDEESRVIEPAIEMARAHDIDAQGPLPADTLFHRAVHGEFDGVVAMYHDQALIPVKLLAFHEAVNLTLGLPIIRTSVDHGTAFDIAGKNQADPGSMKSAIRLAIELCSKRRGVSLP; translated from the coding sequence TTGCTTCTCGTGGACCGATTCGCCACGCTACGGCGCGGCGGCTACACTTCCTGCGTCATGAATGGCGATACGCAACCGCGACAGAAACTGCCTACCATTGGGATCACCATGGGCGACCCGGCGGGGATTGGCGCCGAGTGCATTGTCAAAGCACTGGCCGATCACTCGCTTCGCGAACGAGCCAGGTTTGTCCTGTACGGCACGGCGGAACACCTGACGTATGCAGCGGATCTGGCGGAAACGCGTCCCTATTGGCTTCAAGGCTCACTGGACGACGCACGCCGGGTGTTGTCGGCCGATTCGCATCCGGTAGCTGGAGGCGTGCCACGCACAGCAAGCGGTTGGAACGGTCTGAATGATGGAACGCTAACTTCTCCCTTGGGCGGCGCCACGGAAGAGATTTCCGTTCTCATCGCCGATTTCGACGATTGCAACGTCGACGCGCGACCGCTGCGTAGACCATCAGTCGAAGCGGGGCGGGCGTCGATCCGTTTCATTGATGAGGCCGTTACGGATTGCCAGAAAGGTTTGCTTGATGCCATTGTGACCGGGCCGATTCACAAAACGGCATGGAAGATGGCGGGTGTGCCGTATCCGGGGCACACCGAGTTGCTGGGCGCACGGTTCCACACACGGCGAATCACCATGATGTTTGTCGGCGGTCCGTTGCGCGTGGCCCTGGCAAGCATTCATGAGCCGCTGTTTGAACTGCGACATCACTTCACGATCGGCCTCGTTTTTCAACCTATTGACTTGTTGCACGCTGCATTGCGGGATTGGTTCGGCATTGCCCGGCCGCGCATCGCCGTGGCGGGTCTGAATCCGCACGCCGGCGAGAACGGGCTTTTCGGCGACGAGGAATCGCGCGTCATCGAACCGGCCATTGAAATGGCCCGCGCACACGACATCGACGCCCAGGGGCCTTTGCCGGCTGACACGCTTTTTCACCGTGCGGTGCACGGCGAATTCGACGGCGTGGTGGCCATGTATCACGACCAGGCGCTGATTCCGGTCAAACTGCTTGCTTTTCATGAGGCAGTTAATTTAACACTCGGATTGCCTATCATTCGCACCAGCGTCGATCACGGCACGGCCTTTGATATCGCCGGCAAGAACCAAGCGGACCCCGGCTCGATGAAGTCCGCTATTCGGCTTGCCATTGAGCTTTGCAGCAAACGTCGCGGCGTTTCGTTGCCCTAA
- a CDS encoding riboflavin synthase has translation MFSGIIDGVGEVGAVESVPGGVALSIRARRYWADVMPGASVAIDGVCLTVTRTDGDSAWFDVVAETLRRSTLGELRAGSRVNLQKSLRVGDRVDGHFVQGHVDAVGVVSRVESSAAESKWWVRVGGEALPCIVPKGSIAIDGISLTIADVRGDEFSVALIPTTLERTTIGTKQLGAKVNLETDIIARTVIHQMKAIMPEITK, from the coding sequence GTGTTTTCCGGAATCATCGATGGCGTTGGAGAGGTCGGCGCGGTGGAGAGTGTGCCGGGCGGGGTCGCGCTCTCAATCCGCGCGAGGCGATACTGGGCCGATGTGATGCCCGGAGCGAGCGTCGCCATCGACGGCGTTTGTTTGACGGTCACGAGAACCGATGGCGACTCTGCTTGGTTTGATGTCGTGGCCGAGACGCTGCGCCGGTCCACGCTGGGCGAGCTTCGCGCGGGCAGTCGTGTGAATCTTCAGAAATCCCTGCGTGTTGGAGACCGCGTTGATGGACATTTCGTGCAGGGGCACGTTGATGCGGTCGGCGTTGTTTCTCGCGTGGAATCGTCTGCCGCTGAATCAAAATGGTGGGTTCGCGTCGGCGGTGAGGCGTTACCGTGCATCGTCCCCAAAGGCTCGATTGCGATTGACGGGATATCGCTCACCATCGCGGACGTGCGCGGCGACGAGTTCAGCGTTGCGCTGATCCCAACAACGCTTGAGCGCACAACCATCGGAACGAAGCAGCTCGGTGCGAAGGTCAACCTCGAGACCGACATCATCGCGCGAACGGTGATTCACCAGATGAAGGCGATCATGCCGGAGATCACGAAATAG
- the pyrF gene encoding orotidine-5'-phosphate decarboxylase, producing the protein MAVGFADRLLTAIEARRAPAVVALDPVWELLPEPLTRGAALGDAQAVLAGIRAFSRRIIEVIAPIVPAVKINSAYFERYHSAGVALFDELIGYARQCGLITIADCKRGDVGHTAEMYARACLGEWGASAEAIRLAPEAPSFSVHADAVTVNGYFGLDGVKPFIDAARAHGRGVFVLVRTSNPSAATIQDVALADGRKVHEAVAAQVDAWSREPALLGELGYSAIGAVVATRDKYDAARLRARMPASIFLVPGYGAQGGQAADFAPYFDTSGRGALIAAGRSVIFAYREVAHRAACADDWPSAVESACRTFAGDVSTLTGSTRLR; encoded by the coding sequence ATGGCAGTTGGGTTTGCGGATCGGCTCCTCACGGCGATAGAGGCCCGGCGCGCGCCGGCTGTCGTGGCGCTCGATCCGGTCTGGGAGTTGCTGCCCGAACCGCTTACGCGCGGCGCGGCGTTGGGCGATGCGCAGGCGGTTCTCGCCGGCATTCGGGCGTTCTCACGTCGAATCATTGAGGTCATCGCGCCGATCGTGCCGGCAGTAAAGATCAATAGCGCCTATTTCGAACGCTACCATTCGGCAGGCGTGGCGCTCTTTGATGAGTTGATCGGCTACGCCAGGCAATGCGGTCTCATCACGATCGCGGATTGTAAGCGAGGCGATGTCGGGCACACGGCGGAGATGTACGCCCGTGCTTGTTTGGGGGAGTGGGGGGCGTCCGCAGAGGCGATCCGGCTTGCTCCAGAAGCGCCTTCATTCAGTGTGCATGCGGACGCCGTGACGGTCAATGGATACTTCGGGCTGGACGGCGTGAAGCCTTTCATCGATGCGGCCCGCGCACATGGACGAGGCGTTTTCGTATTGGTGCGCACGTCCAATCCTTCCGCGGCGACCATTCAGGATGTCGCGCTCGCCGATGGCCGCAAGGTTCACGAAGCTGTGGCGGCGCAGGTTGACGCCTGGAGCCGCGAGCCGGCATTGCTTGGGGAACTCGGTTACTCCGCGATCGGCGCCGTCGTGGCAACGCGTGACAAGTATGATGCAGCGAGGCTTCGTGCGCGGATGCCTGCGTCGATTTTTCTCGTGCCGGGTTACGGCGCGCAGGGCGGGCAGGCAGCCGACTTTGCGCCGTATTTCGACACGTCCGGTCGTGGCGCTCTGATCGCGGCGGGGCGATCGGTCATATTCGCCTACCGAGAGGTAGCACATCGGGCAGCGTGTGCGGACGATTGGCCGAGTGCGGTCGAGTCGGCCTGTCGAACCTTTGCCGGCGATGTTTCGACGCTGACCGGGTCCACCCGGCTGCGCTGA
- a CDS encoding tetratricopeptide repeat protein encodes MPTWQRIAAPLAIGLIGALAYSNSFQGVFIYDDFHAIQQNSYIRSLRTAFAAPPQSSLAGRPITAATFALTYALFELDVRGYHMVNLAIHLLAALALFGVVHRAMQSPALRDRFALHAGALALATAGLWVVHPLQTQAVTYIIQRSESLVGLFYLVTLYCSIRAMQHGRFSVWTVAAVLACALGMGSKEVMASAPVTVLLIDALLFARSYRFALLKRWSLYLGLTAGWFILAALMAGGPRSESVGFGLNEISSIGYFRTQPGVILHYLGLALWPRTLVLDYAWPVATSLSQYGFPFFVLTAAGLLTAWGVCRRRAWSLLPASFLIILAPTSSFVPINDLCFEHRMYVPLAAVILGIVLTAFWLLSRLPSAARRPIGVAVCLLAVAALASRTHARNADYHDALHLWSITVQQRPDNARALSALATEYLTREQYAEAVPLYERAVELEPKSWRYLENLGRAYYKAKRHQESVAAYQKAIDLAPWQYTLHYNLGVCFFDMKRYEDAMQSYVRALRCDPKAYQAHFNLANTFLMLNRPREAEAAYRRVLELKPGFEKAVAALERLKQQGGG; translated from the coding sequence ATGCCGACTTGGCAGCGCATCGCCGCGCCGCTTGCGATTGGTTTGATCGGCGCATTAGCGTATTCCAACAGCTTTCAGGGCGTCTTCATCTACGACGATTTTCACGCTATTCAGCAAAATAGCTATATACGATCGTTGCGAACGGCTTTCGCGGCGCCGCCGCAATCGTCGTTGGCCGGCCGGCCGATCACAGCGGCTACCTTTGCACTGACCTACGCCTTGTTTGAGCTAGACGTCCGCGGATACCACATGGTGAATCTTGCAATCCACCTGCTCGCTGCCCTGGCGCTGTTCGGCGTTGTGCATCGTGCGATGCAATCGCCGGCCCTGCGGGATCGATTTGCCCTCCATGCAGGGGCGCTGGCGCTCGCGACGGCCGGACTATGGGTTGTGCATCCGCTGCAAACACAGGCGGTCACCTACATCATCCAGCGAAGCGAATCGCTCGTCGGTCTGTTTTATCTGGTTACGCTCTATTGCTCGATCCGCGCGATGCAGCACGGCCGGTTTTCCGTCTGGACGGTTGCCGCGGTGTTGGCCTGCGCGTTGGGAATGGGCTCGAAGGAAGTCATGGCCTCTGCGCCGGTTACGGTGCTTCTTATTGACGCGCTGTTGTTCGCGCGCTCGTATCGTTTCGCCCTGCTGAAGCGATGGAGCCTCTATCTGGGGCTGACGGCCGGCTGGTTCATTCTGGCGGCGCTCATGGCTGGCGGCCCGCGCTCCGAATCCGTGGGTTTCGGCTTGAACGAAATATCCTCGATTGGCTATTTCCGGACCCAGCCGGGAGTAATCCTGCATTACTTGGGTTTAGCATTATGGCCTCGAACGCTCGTGCTGGATTATGCCTGGCCTGTGGCGACTTCATTATCACAGTATGGGTTTCCGTTCTTCGTTCTGACGGCTGCGGGATTGCTCACCGCATGGGGCGTGTGTCGTCGCAGGGCGTGGTCCCTGTTGCCCGCGTCCTTTCTCATCATCCTCGCGCCGACCTCCAGCTTCGTACCGATTAACGACCTCTGCTTTGAGCATCGGATGTACGTTCCGTTGGCGGCGGTCATCCTCGGAATCGTCCTCACGGCTTTTTGGCTCCTCTCGCGATTGCCCTCCGCGGCGCGACGCCCGATCGGTGTCGCGGTGTGCTTGCTTGCCGTCGCCGCGCTTGCATCGCGCACGCACGCTCGAAATGCCGACTACCACGATGCGCTGCACCTCTGGTCCATTACCGTTCAGCAGCGGCCCGACAACGCGCGGGCGCTCTCCGCGCTGGCGACGGAGTACCTCACACGCGAACAATACGCGGAGGCCGTGCCGCTTTATGAGCGAGCCGTCGAGCTGGAACCCAAGAGCTGGCGCTATCTGGAGAACCTCGGGCGAGCTTATTACAAGGCCAAGCGGCATCAGGAATCAGTGGCCGCTTATCAAAAGGCGATTGACCTGGCCCCTTGGCAGTATACGCTTCACTACAATCTCGGCGTGTGCTTCTTCGACATGAAACGCTACGAAGACGCGATGCAGAGCTACGTGCGGGCTTTGCGATGCGACCCCAAGGCCTATCAGGCGCACTTCAATCTGGCCAACACGTTTCTGATGCTCAATCGACCGCGTGAGGCCGAAGCGGCTTACCGGCGCGTGCTCGAACTCAAGCCCGGTTTCGAGAAGGCCGTCGCGGCCCTGGAGCGATTGAAGCAACAGGGCGGTGGGTAG
- a CDS encoding amidophosphoribosyltransferase, whose product MPEIRHHCGLFAVWGHPDAAALTYLGIYAQQHRGQEAAGICSLREGRIDRHAGQGLVTRVFDEAAIARLRGDAAVGHVRYSTTGSCNDANCQPLLVTCASGQVAVAHNGNLINAAALRRQYEGQGAIFQTTSDTEVILHMLADPAHAHADDPLASVLRQLNGAYCLLFIFADRIEAARDPFGVRPMCIGRLPDGAWVIASETCALDMVDAEYVRDVAPGEIVTLNDAGLTSRFFVDTGAIRPAHCIFEYVYFADPSSDIFGQNVHAYRVALGRQLAREAPADADLVIPVPNCARCAAIGYSDESGISRGRGFTTSHYSGRSFIMPTQPMRDLAVRMKLNVIREAVRDKRLVVVEDSVVRGTTTRGKMGALRRAGAKAIHLRVASPPIRHPCYYGIDFPDQRELIATDREIEQIRQYLEVDSLSYLSLDGMLSCAKHAPGHYCTACFSGRYPMPVDQPVGKLRFEKHSSMV is encoded by the coding sequence ATGCCCGAGATTCGGCATCACTGCGGCCTCTTCGCGGTCTGGGGCCATCCCGATGCCGCAGCGCTCACCTACCTCGGGATTTACGCTCAACAACATCGCGGCCAGGAAGCGGCGGGGATTTGTTCGCTGCGCGAGGGACGAATCGACCGGCACGCCGGGCAGGGGCTTGTTACGCGCGTTTTTGATGAGGCGGCTATTGCGCGACTTCGCGGAGACGCCGCCGTCGGCCATGTCCGCTATTCGACGACCGGCTCCTGCAACGACGCGAACTGCCAGCCGCTGCTGGTGACGTGTGCCTCCGGCCAGGTCGCCGTGGCACACAATGGCAATCTCATCAACGCCGCAGCGCTGCGACGGCAATACGAAGGCCAGGGCGCCATCTTTCAGACCACGAGCGACACCGAGGTCATTCTTCACATGCTTGCCGACCCGGCGCACGCGCACGCGGACGACCCGCTGGCCAGCGTGCTGCGGCAGTTGAACGGCGCGTATTGCCTGCTCTTCATCTTTGCAGATCGGATTGAGGCGGCGCGCGATCCTTTCGGCGTGCGCCCGATGTGCATCGGCCGGCTGCCCGACGGGGCCTGGGTGATCGCAAGCGAAACGTGCGCGCTGGACATGGTCGACGCCGAGTACGTCCGCGACGTCGCGCCGGGAGAGATCGTCACGCTGAATGACGCCGGACTCACAAGTCGCTTCTTCGTCGACACGGGAGCGATTCGCCCGGCCCATTGCATCTTCGAGTACGTCTATTTCGCCGACCCGTCCAGCGATATCTTCGGGCAGAATGTTCATGCGTATCGCGTCGCGCTTGGGCGGCAACTGGCACGCGAGGCGCCGGCCGATGCCGACTTGGTGATCCCCGTGCCCAATTGCGCCCGCTGCGCGGCCATCGGTTACAGCGATGAAAGCGGTATCAGCCGCGGTCGCGGCTTCACGACCAGCCACTACTCCGGCCGCAGCTTCATCATGCCGACGCAGCCGATGCGCGATCTCGCGGTTCGTATGAAGCTGAACGTGATCCGCGAAGCCGTCCGCGATAAACGGCTCGTCGTGGTTGAAGACTCCGTGGTGCGCGGCACGACGACGCGCGGCAAAATGGGAGCGCTTCGCCGGGCCGGGGCCAAGGCGATTCACCTGCGCGTCGCCAGCCCGCCGATTCGCCATCCGTGCTATTACGGCATCGACTTCCCTGATCAGCGAGAATTGATCGCTACGGATCGCGAGATCGAGCAGATTCGCCAGTACCTCGAAGTGGATTCACTTTCCTATCTATCACTGGACGGCATGTTGTCTTGTGCGAAGCACGCCCCGGGCCACTACTGCACCGCTTGTTTCAGCGGCCGCTACCCGATGCCGGTCGACCAGCCGGTCGGCAAACTTCGATTCGAGAAACACTCCAGCATGGTGTGA
- a CDS encoding FHA domain-containing protein: MNAERSTLESALHLAQQASQALHNDRFAEARVLVGRITQLGLAADWLTDCQARLDSLQECRQSLLSGPLGLISDGRMPAGITMTPDDAPRHPMHATAAAPGAAPPVHPAANSLLIESPGNGLPRRLVLRIDGVGTFLLLRGDRVTIGRAGPGATADLELFADLSERQAQIIRSGEDYFIAGVHGVELAGRKVEHALLQHDDRIRLGSRVKLRYLRPSSKSVTSLLDLGEGIRTTCESRRVVLWGGPLIMAPSRDAHVVLPGGTGGVVLLERDGQILAKPMSGHETPRTIALGSPLVIGDLRLSMAALDRSVSPGRVVG, from the coding sequence ATGAACGCAGAACGATCTACGCTCGAATCCGCCTTGCATTTGGCGCAGCAGGCAAGTCAGGCATTGCATAACGACCGGTTCGCCGAAGCGCGTGTGCTGGTCGGCCGGATCACGCAGCTGGGGCTTGCCGCCGACTGGCTCACAGATTGTCAGGCACGCCTCGATTCGTTGCAGGAATGCCGACAGTCCTTGCTAAGCGGCCCGCTTGGCCTGATCTCTGACGGGCGGATGCCGGCGGGAATCACCATGACGCCCGACGACGCGCCGCGCCACCCCATGCACGCGACAGCGGCCGCGCCGGGCGCGGCGCCCCCCGTGCATCCCGCAGCGAATAGCCTTCTGATCGAATCACCGGGCAACGGCCTGCCACGCCGGCTCGTGCTGCGCATCGATGGGGTGGGTACGTTTCTGTTGCTTCGAGGCGACCGCGTAACCATCGGCCGCGCCGGGCCGGGGGCCACGGCGGATCTTGAGTTGTTTGCCGATTTGTCCGAACGGCAGGCGCAGATCATTCGCTCGGGCGAAGATTATTTCATTGCCGGCGTTCACGGAGTGGAATTGGCCGGTCGAAAGGTCGAACACGCATTGCTGCAACACGATGACCGTATCCGACTGGGTTCGCGGGTGAAGTTGCGCTACCTGCGCCCCAGCTCCAAGAGCGTTACCAGCTTGCTCGACCTGGGAGAAGGCATTCGCACAACGTGCGAGTCTCGCCGCGTCGTGCTCTGGGGCGGGCCTCTGATCATGGCGCCCTCGCGCGATGCGCACGTTGTGCTCCCCGGTGGCACGGGCGGCGTGGTTCTGCTGGAGCGGGATGGGCAGATCCTTGCGAAGCCGATGTCCGGCCATGAAACACCGCGAACGATTGCCCTCGGATCACCGTTAGTCATCGGAGACCTTCGGTTGAGCATGGCCGCGTTGGATCGCTCGGTTTCGCCGGGACGAGTGGTGGGTTGA